The Syngnathus typhle isolate RoL2023-S1 ecotype Sweden linkage group LG14, RoL_Styp_1.0, whole genome shotgun sequence genome segment AATCGTCCCTGATAGCGGTCCTTCTCGCTATACTTGATGTTGCCGCCGTACACCTTGCACTCGATGCGCACCTCCTGGTCCAGCGTTATGTTGGAGAACTGGATGGCCACCAGGGGCTGAAGGTAgttggggtgcagctgccggCCGTAGTACGGATAGTACTGCAGCGGGAAGCTGCCTTCAAAGCCGTAGTAGTTAATCTCGCCGATCTTGTCTGCGTCCTCTTCGCGCTGATAAAACACAAAAGAGCGGGATGATTCTCACGTCCTACGTTGGGAGTGCTGGCTGTGTAGTACAAGTGTTTGTTTGTACGTGTTGCTAAGCTAAATTTCGTTAGCATCTCGTGTGATACTGTATGCTAGCTAGCACTAAGTTGACATTCAGTTCTATGCTCTCGGTTGACATTTACAATGTTCTCTTGTGTTTATTAATGAGTCGGTGTTAAGAGGGACATGCATTTGGAGAATAGTCCGCTTACCTTGTTCTTGCAGAAAATAGGCACGGAGTTGGGCTTGACTCGGGCTTGAAAAGGCACAGGCACATCATCATCGGTGGGGACCTGAAATTGCACGTACAAAATGGCCGACAGTCAGGAGGTGTGCTCGCCGCACGCTGCTCCAAAATGGTCGGTTCTGAAGAACGCTTGCTATGTCTTTGTTACAATTTGACACTGGCCTATGCGGTGTCATAAAGTCCTCAATTGTTGCCCACCCTTTGATGGAGTCTACCTTTCATGgctggccattttgtttttttctttccctctcaCCCACCTTGGGCCTGAAATTGACAATCCTGTTGAGTTTGACGATGATGCACGGCGATCCCTGCTGGAAGCCGTACATGTTGTCCGACTTGCCCGAGCAGCTTTGCAGCCAGGACCTTTTGTAGGTGCAAGCTTTGCGCTCCCCTTTGTCCTTGTCAATGCTGTCACGATCGCGGTACGGCTGAGGAGTGTCTGCGCGGCGAAAAAGGTTAACACGTTAACGATGCTTCCTTTTCATTTTGTGCCGGTCGATGCTGAAAACCTGCCTCCGCAGTCTTCGTATTTCATCAAGTCGGTTTGGCGATCGTCGTTGTAGAGCGCGAGGAACTTGTCAATGCTGTCCACGTACTTCTCGTAGGACTTTGGCTCCCTGATGCTGAATGC includes the following:
- the atp1b1a gene encoding sodium/potassium-transporting ATPase subunit beta-1a; the protein is MSRNKDTDGGWRSFLWNSEKKEFLGRTGGSWFKILLFYVIFYGCLAAIFVGTIQVMLLTLSKYKPTYQDRVAPPGLSHTPRSEKSEIAFSIREPKSYEKYVDSIDKFLALYNDDRQTDLMKYEDCGDTPQPYRDRDSIDKDKGERKACTYKRSWLQSCSGKSDNMYGFQQGSPCIIVKLNRIVNFRPKVPTDDDVPVPFQARVKPNSVPIFCKNKREEDADKIGEINYYGFEGSFPLQYYPYYGRQLHPNYLQPLVAIQFSNITLDQEVRIECKVYGGNIKYSEKDRYQGRFDVKFNIKS